The Lutibacter profundi region TCACTTTTTTATTGAAAAGTGCTATAATTTGTAGAAACAAGCGGGCAATAAAAATAAGTATGTTATATAAAAAGTACATAAAAACACAAAGGTACAAAATAAGCCTATAAAAAAACTCCCAAACTTAACAAGTTTGGGAGTTTTAAATTTATAAAAATTTGTTTCTTAAGCTTCAAAAGGCTCAATAGAAACATATGATCTATTATCTTTCTTTTTTTGGAATTTCACCACACCATCAACTTTCGCATGCAATGTGTGATCTTTTCCCATATATACGTTATCACCAGGGTGGTGCTGAGTTCCTCTTTGACGGATAATAATATTACCTGCTATTGCAGCTTGACCACCAAATATTTTTACTCCTAGTCGTTTCGATTCTGATTCTCTACCATTCTTCGAACTACCTACTCCTTTTTTATGTGCCATGATATTATGGTTTTAAAATTGAAATTTTTATTTAGTTAATGCCTCAATTAATTCAGCTTTCTTTAAAGAAGTGTATCCTGTAATACCTTTTTCTTTAGCTAATGCTTTTAATTCAGTAACCGTTTTTGAACTTAAATCCTCTGAAATTGT contains the following coding sequences:
- the rpmA gene encoding 50S ribosomal protein L27, with amino-acid sequence MAHKKGVGSSKNGRESESKRLGVKIFGGQAAIAGNIIIRQRGTQHHPGDNVYMGKDHTLHAKVDGVVKFQKKKDNRSYVSIEPFEA